GCCTCCGCGCTGATGCAGGGCCTGGCCGACGGCTACTTCGTCCTGCCGGCCACCATCAACGACTACCTGGCCCGCCACCCGCACCAGGACCCGGTCACCGACGACCACCCCGTCGTCCAGGAGGTGCTGGCCGAGACCGAGGACCGGCTCCATCTGCTCCTCGCCGTGGACGGCGACCGCACCCCCGACTCCTTCCACCGCGAACTCGGCGAACTCATGTGGGAGCTGTGCGGCATGGCCCGCAGCGACGCCGGGCTGCGCAAGGCGCTGGAGCGCATCCCGCAGATCCGCGACGAGTTCTGGCGGCGCATCAAGGTGCCCGGCACCGGCGAGGAGTTCAACCAGTCCCTGGAGAAGGCCAACCGCATCGTCGACTACCTGGAACTGGCCGAGCTGATGTGCCTCGACGCCCTGCACCGCGCCGAGTCCTGCGGCGGCCACTTCCGCGAGGAGTCCCAGACCCCCGACGGCGAGGCCGCCCGCCGGGACGAGGAGTTCGGCTACGCGGCGGCCTGGGAGTTCACCGGCACCGGCGAGGCCCCCGTCCTGCACAAGGAAGACCTGGTCTTCGAGTACGTCCACCCCACCCAGCGGAGCTACGCATGAAGCTCACCCTGCGCGTCTGGCGGCAGCGGAACGCCGCCGCCGAGGGCGCCATGTCCACCTACGAGCTGGACGACGTCTCGTCCGACATGTCCTTCCTGGAGATGCTGGACATCCTCAACGAACAGCTCATCCTCGCCGGTGAGGACCCCGTCGCCTTCGACCACGACTGCCGCGAGGGCATCTGCGGCGCGTGCAGCCTCGTCATCAACGGCGACGCGCACGGCCCCGAGCGCACCACCGCCTGCCAGCTGCACATGCGCTCCTTCCGCGACGGCGACACCATCGACGTCGAACCCTGGCGGGCCGCCGCCTTCCCGGTGGTCAAGGACCTCGTGGTGGACCGCTCGGCCTTCGACCGGATCATCCAGGCCGGCGGCTACATCACCGCCCCCACCGGCGCCGCCCCCGAGGCCCACGCCACACCCGTACCGAAGCCGGACGCCGACTTCGCCTTCGAGCACGCCGAGTGCATCGGCTGCGGCGCCTGCGTGGCCGCCTGCCCCAACGGCGCGGCGATGCTGTTCACCTCGGCCAAGGTCAACCACCTCAACGTGCTGCCGCAGGGCGCCCCCGAACGCGAGAGCCGGGTCCTGGACATGGTCGCGCAGATGGACGAGGAGGGCTTCGGCGGCTGCACCCTCACCGGCGAGTGCGCCACCGCCTGCCCCAAGGGCATCCCCCTGGTGTCGATCACCAGCATGAACAAGGAGTGGCTGCGGGCCACCCGCAGGGCGGGCAAGCGGTAGGCCGCCCACAAGACGTTCGCCGAGGGGGCGGACGGACGGGGCCGGGAGTGGTGCTCATCCCCGGCCCCGCCTCGCACCCGGGCATTCAACAACCGCACACCCCCTCTCCTGGCACCGGTCACGCACCGGACAGCCGGCACCGGAAGAACAGGAACGACGGACCGCACCGCCGGTCCGCGAGCGCCCTTCCCGCTTCCCTGTCCGTACCGGCCCGTGATCCGCCCGTGACCAGGAGAGAGCCATGTCCGGTGGTACCGCACTCGCACGGCCCCCGCAGTCCTCGGCACCCGCCCGCTACACCGTAGCCCTCGCCCGCGACGAGGCCGATGTGCGCGCCGCGCAGCGGCTGCGCCACGACGTCTTCGCCGGGGAGATGGGCGCCCTGCTCGCCACCTCCGAACCGGGGCACGACATCGACGCCTTCGATGCCTACTGCGACCACCTCCTCGTGCGCGACACCGCCACCGGGCAGGTCGTCGGCACCTACCGGCTGCTGCCGCCCGAGCGGGCCGCGGTCGCCGGACGCCTCTACTCCGAGGGCGAGTTCGACCTGACGGCCCTCGGCCCGATCCGCCCCTCGCTCGTCGAGGTGGGCCGCTCCTGCGTCCACCCCGACCACCGCGACGGCACCGTGATCGGCCTCATCTGGGCCGGCATAGCCCGCTACATGG
The sequence above is drawn from the Streptomyces sp. SAT1 genome and encodes:
- a CDS encoding succinate dehydrogenase/fumarate reductase iron-sulfur subunit, translating into MKLTLRVWRQRNAAAEGAMSTYELDDVSSDMSFLEMLDILNEQLILAGEDPVAFDHDCREGICGACSLVINGDAHGPERTTACQLHMRSFRDGDTIDVEPWRAAAFPVVKDLVVDRSAFDRIIQAGGYITAPTGAAPEAHATPVPKPDADFAFEHAECIGCGACVAACPNGAAMLFTSAKVNHLNVLPQGAPERESRVLDMVAQMDEEGFGGCTLTGECATACPKGIPLVSITSMNKEWLRATRRAGKR
- a CDS encoding GNAT family N-acetyltransferase, whose amino-acid sequence is MSGGTALARPPQSSAPARYTVALARDEADVRAAQRLRHDVFAGEMGALLATSEPGHDIDAFDAYCDHLLVRDTATGQVVGTYRLLPPERAAVAGRLYSEGEFDLTALGPIRPSLVEVGRSCVHPDHRDGTVIGLIWAGIARYMVDHGQEWLAGCCSLPLADGGAQAARTWDRVRAKHLAPAEYRVRPLLPWLPANAAPAPARAELPALLRGYLRLGAWVCGEPAHDPDFGVADLYVLLSMRRVDPRYLRHFLSLAPAVR